One Triticum dicoccoides isolate Atlit2015 ecotype Zavitan chromosome 5B, WEW_v2.0, whole genome shotgun sequence genomic window carries:
- the LOC119308599 gene encoding cyclin-D3-2-like, whose translation MAFAALFVDSLYCPEEHHDLFQEPAEEQWPEQQPPVALDDDLPALFEVFRGKEEVLLQEGGDGYGGDARRQAAVGWATRAAARLGFSALTAALAAAYLDRCFLSGGVLRLGDQPWMARLAAVACVALAAKVEETRVPVLLDLQLCAAESAGDADVFDAKTVRRMELLVLSALAWRMHPVTPFSFLHPVLAAARLRQCESVLLAVMPDWSWPRYRPSAWAAAALLATAGYGSGDGDAELLALINAPEDEVAECVKILSGEAAAGFMGFGGDNKRKRAAAGLHSPPLSPIGVIGAAAYFSCESSSSSADSRSGAAAAWPGSVSVSSSPEPPGRPLKRATATVLMLPPDEESRDAWR comes from the exons ATGGCCTTTGCCGCGCTCTTTGTTGACTCGCTGTACTGCCCAGAGGAGCACCACGACCTGTTCCAGGAGCCGGCCGAGGAGCAGTGGCCGGAGCAGCAGCCACCGGTGGCTCTTGACGACGACCTGCCGGCGCTGTTCGAGGTGTTCAGGGGCAAGGAGGAGGTGCTGCTGCAGGAGGGAGGCGACGGGTACGGCGGCGACGCGAGGAGGCAGGCAGCGGTGGGGTGGGCGACGCGCGCGGCGGCCAGGCTGGGCTTCTCCGCCCTCACGGCCGCGCTCGCCGCCGCGTACCTCGACCGTTGCTTCCTCAGCGGCGGTGTGCTGCGGCTCGGGGACCAGCCGTGGATGGCGCGGCTCGCCGCCGTGGCCTGCGTGGCGCTCGCCGCCAAGGTGGAGGAGACGCGGGTGCCCGTGCTCCTCGACCTCCAGCTCTGCGCCGCCGAGAGCGCCGGCGACGCCGACGTGTTCGATGCCAAGACGGTGCGCCGGATGGAGCTCCTCGTGCTCTCAGCGCTCGCTTGGCGGATGCACCCCGTCACGCCCTTCTCCTTCCTCCACCCCGTCCTAGCCGCCGCGCGCCTGCGCCAGTGCGAGAGCGTCCTGCTCGCGGTAATGCCAG ATTGGAGCTGGCCACGGTACCGCCCGTCGGCGTGGGCTGCGGCGGCATTGCTCGCGACGGCCGGCTACGGCAGTGGCGACGGCGACGCAGAGCTCTTGGCGCTCATCAACGCCCCCGAG GATGAGGTGGCGGAGTGCGTCAAGATCCTCtctggggaggcggcggcgggcttCATGGGCTTCGGCGGCGACAATAAGCGCAAGCGCGCGGCAGCGGGGCTGCACTCGCCGCCGCTGAGCCCGATCGGCGTGATCGGCGCGGCGGCATACTTCAGCTGCGAGAGCTCGTCCAGCAGCGCGGACTCACGGTCCGGCGCCGCCGCTGCGTGGCCGGGGTCAGTCTCCGTGTCCTCCTCCCCAGAGCCCCCCGGCCGGCCGCTCAAGCGCGCCACCGCCACGGTGTTGATGCTTCCGCCGGACGAGGAGAGCCGCGACGCCTGGCGTTAG